One region of Mus pahari chromosome 16, PAHARI_EIJ_v1.1, whole genome shotgun sequence genomic DNA includes:
- the Prss16 gene encoding thymus-specific serine protease, whose protein sequence is MAVKAPWLGFLLLVSLWGLSTPALLLRRLREHIQKFQESSSLHPGFGLGHGPGAVPKQGWLEQPLDPFNASDRRTFLQRYWVNDQHRTGQDVPVFLHIGGEGSLGPGSVMAGHPAELAPAWGALVISLEHRFYGLSMPAGDLDLALLRYLSSRHALADVAYARQALSSLLNVSSSSPWICFGGSYAGSLATWARLKFPHLVFAAVASSAPLSAVVDFSAYNQVVARSLTQAAIGGSLECLAATSTAFKEVERLLRAGRAAQAVLREELGACGSLDRTEDQAELLGALQALVGGTVQYDGQAGAPLSVRQLCGLLLGKWGNRSRSTPYLGLRRAVQIILRSMGQKCLSFSRAETVAQLSNTKPQVSGVGDRQWLYQTCTEFGFYVTCEGLQCPFSQLPALPFQLELCEQVFGLSPASVAQAVAQTNSYYGGQSPGATQVLFVNGDTDPWHVLSVTQDLGPSEPAVLIPSASHCFDMAPVRPSDSPSLRLGRQKIFQQLQGWLKDVKKSQS, encoded by the exons ATGGCAGTCAAGGCTCCGTGGTTGGGATTCTTGCTTCTGGTTTCCCTCTGGGGACTGTCAACTCCAG CCTTGCTTCTCAGGCGCCTGAGAGAACACATTCAGAAGTTTCAGGAGAGCTCTAGCCTACACCCAGGCTTTGGCCTAGGCCATGGTCCTGGGGCTGTCCCCAAACAAGGGTGGTTAGAACAGCCACTGGATCCCTTCAATGCATCTGACAGACGAACCTTCCTGCAG AGGTACTGGGTGAATGATCAACACAGAACTGGCCAAGATGTACCAGTATTTCTGCACATAGGAGGTGAGGGCAGCCTGGGGCCTGGCTCAGTGATGGCAG GGCATCCTGCCGAACTGGCCCCTGCCTGGGGGGCCCTGGTGATAAGCCTAGAACACAGATTCTATGGTTTGAGTATGCCTGCTGGGGACCTGGATCTAGCCCTGCTTCGCTACTTGTCCAGCCGCCATGC GTTGGCCGACGTGGCCTACGCTCGCCAGGCGCTCTCCAGCCTCCTCAATGTGTCTTCTTCCAGCCCTTGGATCTGCTTCGGAGGCTCCTACGCTGGCTCGCTGGCAACCTGGGCCCGGCTGAAG TTCCCCCACCTAGTCTTTGCCGCCGTCGCCTCCTCCGCACCGCTGAGCGCAGTAGTGGACTTCTCCGCCTATAACCAG GTGGTGGCCAGAAGCCTGACACAAGCCGCCATAGGAGGATCATTGGAG TGCCTGGCGGCGACCTCCACGGCCTTCAAGGAGGTGGAACGGCTCCTGCGCGCAGGCCGGGCGGCTCAGGCTGTGCTGAGGGAGGAACTGGGCGCCTGCGGGTCCCTGGACCGTACGGAAGACCAGGCGGAGCTGCTGGGAGCGTTGCAGGCGCTGGTGGGCGGCACCGTGCAGTACGACGGGCAGGCGGGAGCGCCGCTAAGCGTGCGGCAGCTCTGCGGTCTCCTGCTCGGGAAGTGGGGAAACCGCAGCCGCTCCACGCCCTACTTGGGGCTTCGCCGGGCCGTACAG ATCATCTTGCGCAGCATGGGACAGAAGTGTTTAAGCTTTTCCCGGGCAGAGACGGTGGCACAGCTGAGCAACACCAAACCGCAAGTGTCTGGTGTAGGGGACCGGCAGTGGTTGTACCAGACATGCACTGAGTTTGGCTTCT ATGTCACCTGTGAGGGTCTTCAGTGTCCTTTTTCCCAGCTCCCAGCACTGCCCTTCCAGCTAGAGCTGTGTGAACAAGTGTTTGGTCTCTCGCCTGCGTCTGTTGCCCAGGCTGTGGCCCAGACAAACTCCTATTATGGTGGCCAGAGCCCTGGAGCCACCCAAGTACTGTTCGTTAATG gAGACACAGATCCCTGGCATGTACTGAGTGTAACACAGGACTTAGGACCGTCTGAGCCAGCCGTTCTAATTCCTAGTGCCTCCCACTGCTTCGATATGGCGCCTGTGAGGCCTTCAGACTCTCCTAGCCTCCGCCTGGGGCGTCAG AAAATCTTCCAGCAATTACAGGGCTGGCTCAAAGATGTAAAGAAGAGCCAGAGTTGA